A genome region from Candidatus Microthrix parvicella Bio17-1 includes the following:
- a CDS encoding glycosyltransferase family 4 protein, whose amino-acid sequence MKVLHVIDALGLGGGAEQALAVMLPLLRERGVDSSVACLIPREGGIQARLSEEGFPVQVLGPTSLPGRVRALRAKIAVESPNLVHCTLFNASLVARLALLGRPERLVNSLVNTSYDPVRVRQLGLSPLKLGVVQRIDGFTARLRVDRVHAITHAVEDEATRLLGVKPDRVEVIPRGRSASALRRPEPGERKAMRAKLGVGPATPVVLTVGRQDAQKNQAGLVRSFAEVRKRHPQSELWLVGREGDATDVLVQALENVNLGSSIRVLGHRDDALALIAAADVFAFPSYYEGLGSVLIEAMALGTPIVGSDAPAIAEVLGYGRYGRVTPRDDDRALAQAISGLLEDAALQTSLSEAARQRFQEYYELDLVADATVEMYRRVINE is encoded by the coding sequence ATGAAAGTTCTCCACGTCATCGATGCGCTTGGCCTCGGCGGTGGTGCCGAGCAGGCGCTTGCTGTGATGCTTCCGCTGCTTCGAGAACGGGGGGTCGACTCGTCCGTGGCGTGCCTCATCCCGCGTGAAGGCGGCATCCAAGCACGACTGAGCGAAGAGGGCTTCCCCGTGCAGGTGCTGGGGCCCACCTCACTTCCAGGGCGTGTCAGGGCACTCCGTGCCAAGATCGCGGTCGAATCGCCAAATCTTGTCCACTGCACCCTCTTCAACGCGTCGCTCGTAGCCAGGTTGGCGCTGTTGGGACGCCCGGAGCGTTTGGTCAACAGCTTGGTGAACACGTCATATGACCCGGTGAGGGTGCGGCAGTTGGGCTTGTCGCCGCTGAAGCTGGGGGTGGTGCAGCGCATCGACGGGTTCACCGCCCGGCTTCGGGTCGACCGGGTGCACGCAATCACCCATGCCGTCGAGGACGAAGCGACGCGGTTGTTGGGGGTGAAGCCTGACCGAGTGGAAGTGATCCCGCGGGGGAGATCAGCGAGTGCTCTGCGTCGACCCGAGCCCGGTGAACGGAAGGCGATGAGGGCCAAACTCGGGGTGGGGCCCGCTACGCCGGTGGTACTGACAGTTGGTCGTCAGGACGCTCAGAAGAACCAGGCCGGACTCGTGCGCTCGTTCGCCGAGGTGCGCAAGCGACATCCTCAATCAGAGCTGTGGCTGGTCGGTCGAGAAGGCGATGCAACCGACGTGTTGGTCCAGGCGCTCGAGAACGTCAACCTTGGATCGAGTATCCGGGTGCTTGGCCACCGCGACGATGCGCTGGCGCTGATCGCCGCTGCCGACGTGTTTGCGTTTCCTTCCTACTACGAGGGGTTGGGCTCGGTACTGATCGAGGCAATGGCGCTGGGCACCCCGATCGTTGGATCGGATGCGCCCGCGATTGCCGAAGTGCTTGGCTACGGTCGCTACGGGCGGGTGACCCCCCGAGATGACGACCGTGCGCTAGCCCAGGCGATCTCCGGACTCCTGGAGGATGCAGCATTGCAAACGTCGCTCAGCGAGGCCGCACGACAACGATTTCAGGAGTACTACGAGCTGGACCTCGTGGCCGACGCCACGGTTGAGATGTACCGCCGGGTGATCAATGAGTGA
- a CDS encoding glycosyltransferase, with protein MRPLKVLWVAKGLGPGGMERLLVHHARTGDHERFEYHAAYLVDRPSSVVAELEELGVGCTQLEPRNGSDPRWIRDLTRLVRDREIDVVHHHSPQPAAMSRPALRAMRGGPHLVYTEHNTWDCYGTATRAANALTYHFDEAQFAVSESVQASVPKVLRRGLEPLTHGIDLGDVRRAANNRDAKRESLGISPDQIVVANIAHLRREKAQDVLMSAAAELVGEFDNVTFISVGHGPMEDDLAALHTELGLGDRFRFLGFREDAVSVLAGSDVFCLSSRQEGLPVAFMEACALGVPAVTTNVGGLPEHIQHGRSGLLVAPEDSTALAVELGRMIADSGLRRRLGVAAAAHAEVFDARVAVKRQEVVYERLITGRPRQ; from the coding sequence ATGCGTCCGCTGAAGGTGCTGTGGGTGGCCAAAGGGCTCGGACCCGGTGGGATGGAGCGTTTGCTGGTTCACCACGCGCGGACCGGGGACCACGAACGATTTGAGTACCACGCCGCATATCTGGTCGACCGTCCCAGTTCGGTGGTGGCCGAACTCGAGGAGCTCGGAGTGGGGTGTACCCAACTCGAGCCCCGGAACGGCAGCGATCCGCGCTGGATCCGAGACCTCACGCGGCTGGTGCGTGACCGCGAGATTGACGTGGTGCACCACCACTCACCCCAACCTGCGGCAATGAGTCGACCCGCGTTGCGGGCCATGCGGGGCGGGCCCCACCTCGTATATACCGAACACAACACCTGGGACTGTTACGGAACGGCGACCAGGGCAGCCAACGCGTTGACCTATCACTTCGACGAAGCCCAGTTTGCTGTATCGGAATCGGTGCAGGCGTCGGTGCCGAAGGTGTTGCGACGCGGCCTCGAGCCTCTAACACACGGAATCGATCTGGGTGATGTGCGGCGGGCCGCCAACAATCGGGATGCCAAGCGAGAGTCGCTAGGTATCTCGCCAGATCAGATCGTCGTTGCCAACATCGCTCACCTTCGACGCGAGAAGGCCCAGGACGTGTTGATGTCGGCCGCTGCGGAACTGGTGGGCGAGTTCGACAACGTGACCTTCATTTCTGTTGGGCACGGTCCGATGGAGGACGATCTAGCAGCGCTGCACACAGAGCTCGGTCTTGGCGATCGCTTCCGCTTTCTCGGATTTCGAGAGGACGCAGTCTCAGTCCTGGCTGGATCCGACGTGTTTTGTCTGTCGTCCCGTCAGGAGGGCTTGCCAGTTGCCTTCATGGAGGCCTGCGCTTTGGGGGTACCGGCAGTGACGACGAACGTGGGTGGTCTCCCGGAGCACATCCAGCACGGCCGCTCCGGCTTGCTGGTAGCGCCCGAAGACTCGACTGCCCTCGCCGTCGAACTTGGTCGCATGATCGCCGACTCAGGTCTTCGACGACGCTTGGGTGTGGCGGCCGCGGCACACGCAGAAGTGTTCGACGCCCGAGTTGCAGTAAAGCGCCAAGAGGTCGTCTACGAACGGCTCATAACGGGAAGGCCCCGCCAGTGA